Proteins encoded by one window of Lutibacter sp. A64:
- a CDS encoding NUDIX hydrolase produces the protein MNFLVFKKHIKQLSNAKISGLEAQFKLAPEIRKEFSEEKIKASNPRKAGVLVIFYPDKKGELHILLTLRASYKGVHSAQISFPGGKLDPKDSSLQHTALREAKEEVGIIEEDITIFKKMTDVYIPPSNFIVTPYLSYLKYTPKFTKNYEVEALIEVKLSDLLADTAISSTILSTSYAKNIYVPCFKLNNYIVWGATAMMLNEIKELIKTIS, from the coding sequence ATGAATTTTTTAGTTTTTAAAAAACATATTAAACAGTTATCAAATGCTAAAATTAGCGGTTTAGAAGCACAATTTAAATTAGCTCCAGAAATTAGAAAAGAATTTTCTGAAGAAAAAATTAAAGCCAGTAACCCCAGAAAAGCAGGTGTTTTAGTTATTTTTTATCCAGATAAAAAAGGCGAATTACATATTTTATTAACACTTAGAGCCAGTTACAAAGGTGTACATTCTGCTCAAATAAGCTTCCCTGGTGGTAAATTAGACCCTAAAGATAGCTCGTTGCAACACACAGCTTTAAGAGAAGCAAAAGAAGAAGTTGGAATTATTGAGGAAGACATTACTATTTTTAAAAAAATGACCGATGTTTATATTCCACCAAGTAATTTTATTGTAACACCTTATTTAAGTTATCTAAAATACACTCCAAAATTCACTAAAAATTATGAAGTTGAAGCTTTAATTGAAGTTAAACTCTCCGATTTATTAGCAGATACAGCAATTAGCTCTACAATTTTATCAACCTCTTATGCAAAAAACATTTATGTACCTTGCTTTAAACTAAACAATTATATTGTTTGGGGAGCCACTGCAATGATGTTAAATGAAATCAAAGAATTAATAAAAACAATATCATAA
- a CDS encoding RDD family protein, translated as MDNFKIETAQNITIQQNVAPLSTRIGAFLIDMLIIGAYYALIIYIVNALGYLETENIYVLYTLISLPVFFYSLLFETLNNGQTPGKYFNKIRVTKIDGSKPTFGSYLIRWVLRVIDISLASGSIALLTILLNGKGQRLGDIAAGTTVISEKQTVSINNTLAVDIPDDYTPTFPQVTMLSDKDIQTIKELFLKAKKNNNHKMLLKLKLKIIEITGINSELNTVEFIDIILKDYNYFTQQM; from the coding sequence ATGGACAATTTTAAAATAGAAACAGCGCAAAATATTACAATTCAACAAAATGTTGCCCCTTTAAGTACTAGAATTGGCGCTTTTTTAATTGATATGTTAATTATTGGAGCTTATTATGCTTTAATTATCTACATAGTAAATGCTTTAGGATATCTAGAAACTGAAAATATATATGTTTTATATACGCTAATAAGTTTACCTGTATTTTTCTATAGTTTATTATTTGAAACATTAAATAATGGTCAAACTCCCGGAAAATATTTTAATAAAATTAGAGTTACAAAAATTGATGGTTCAAAACCTACCTTTGGAAGCTACTTAATTAGATGGGTTTTAAGGGTTATTGATATCAGTTTAGCCTCTGGTTCAATTGCCTTATTAACTATTTTATTAAATGGAAAAGGGCAACGACTTGGAGATATTGCTGCTGGAACAACAGTAATTTCTGAAAAACAAACAGTTTCAATAAATAACACATTAGCGGTTGATATTCCAGATGATTACACGCCAACATTCCCTCAAGTTACTATGTTGTCAGATAAAGATATTCAAACTATAAAAGAATTATTTTTAAAAGCTAAAAAAAATAATAACCACAAGATGCTCTTAAAATTAAAACTAAAAATTATTGAAATAACAGGAATTAATTCTGAATTAAACACAGTTGAATTTATTGATATTATTCTTAAAGACTATAATTATTTTACACAACAAATGTAA
- a CDS encoding stage II sporulation protein M: protein MREASFVKRNKNKWLLFEDVLNKKEQVSPDKLSDLYIEITDDLSYAKTFYTQSNTVVYLNSLASKAHQKIYKTKKESKNRLVDFFKTEFPLEFVKYHKQLLIAFITFLFFAIVGAYSAANNGDFVRLIMGDNYVNMTLENIASGDPMAVYKKMGEGNMFILITLNNIKVAMTAFVFGMLFSIGTLYVMMQNGVMLGSFLYFFYDKALLWESSRTIWIHGTIEISVIIIAGCAGLVLGNGLLFPKTYSRLTSFKHSFKAGLKIMVSTIPFFIVAGFLEGFVTRQTQMPDWLAVFIILTSFIIIIYYYIIYPIKLTKQQKINGNK, encoded by the coding sequence ATGCGTGAAGCATCATTTGTAAAAAGAAATAAAAATAAATGGCTCTTATTTGAAGATGTTCTAAATAAAAAAGAACAAGTTTCTCCTGATAAATTGTCGGATTTATATATAGAAATTACAGATGATTTAAGTTACGCTAAAACCTTTTATACCCAGAGTAATACAGTAGTTTACCTGAACTCTTTAGCTTCAAAAGCACATCAAAAAATTTATAAAACTAAGAAAGAAAGTAAAAATAGACTTGTAGATTTTTTTAAAACTGAATTTCCACTAGAATTTGTTAAATATCATAAACAATTATTAATAGCTTTTATTACGTTCTTGTTTTTTGCTATAGTTGGAGCGTATTCTGCTGCTAATAATGGAGATTTTGTACGCTTAATTATGGGTGATAATTATGTAAATATGACCTTAGAAAATATTGCATCTGGTGATCCAATGGCTGTATATAAAAAAATGGGAGAAGGAAATATGTTTATTTTGATAACTTTAAACAACATTAAAGTTGCAATGACGGCTTTTGTGTTTGGAATGCTGTTTTCTATTGGTACTTTATATGTTATGATGCAAAATGGTGTAATGTTGGGCTCTTTTTTATACTTTTTTTACGATAAAGCCCTACTTTGGGAATCATCTAGAACTATTTGGATACACGGAACTATTGAAATTTCTGTTATTATAATTGCTGGTTGTGCTGGTTTGGTTTTAGGGAACGGTTTGTTATTTCCTAAAACATATTCTAGGTTAACTTCATTTAAACATAGTTTTAAAGCAGGATTAAAAATTATGGTAAGTACAATTCCTTTTTTTATTGTAGCCGGATTTTTAGAAGGTTTTGTAACACGTCAAACGCAAATGCCAGATTGGTTAGCCGTATTTATAATACTAACATCTTTTATAATAATAATTTATTACTATATAATTTACCCAATAAAATTAACTAAACAACAAAAGATTAATGGAAACAAATAG
- a CDS encoding trimeric intracellular cation channel family protein, translating into MTLFNVLDILGIIAFAISGSLVAMRKKMDPFGVFIIAFATAVGGGTLRDVLIGAHPVFWMKNPAVIYYILGSFIFATIFRKKLKYINKSLFLFDSIGLGIFTIMGTEIGLNANFHPIIIISIATMTGSFGGVIRDILCNEIPIIFRKEIYATACVLGSAIFLALHNFEINSGIIYVTTSILIIAIRLIALKFKLSLPTFYAKE; encoded by the coding sequence ATGACACTATTTAACGTTTTAGATATTTTAGGAATTATTGCTTTTGCAATATCGGGATCTTTAGTTGCAATGCGTAAAAAAATGGATCCGTTTGGTGTTTTTATTATAGCCTTTGCTACTGCAGTGGGCGGTGGAACATTAAGAGACGTATTAATTGGTGCGCATCCCGTATTTTGGATGAAAAATCCAGCTGTAATTTATTACATACTTGGGTCTTTTATATTTGCTACTATTTTTAGAAAAAAATTAAAATACATTAATAAATCACTTTTTTTATTTGATAGTATTGGACTTGGAATATTTACCATTATGGGAACAGAAATTGGTTTAAATGCTAACTTTCATCCAATAATTATAATTTCTATAGCAACAATGACCGGTTCTTTTGGTGGTGTTATAAGAGATATATTGTGTAATGAAATTCCTATAATATTTAGAAAAGAAATTTATGCTACGGCATGCGTCTTAGGATCTGCTATATTTTTAGCATTGCATAATTTTGAAATTAATAGTGGTATTATTTATGTTACTACATCTATTTTAATTATTGCCATTCGATTAATTGCTCTTAAATTTAAATTATCCTTACCAACTTTTTACGCAAAAGAATAA